A genomic segment from Kyrpidia tusciae DSM 2912 encodes:
- the sucD gene encoding succinate--CoA ligase subunit alpha has protein sequence MSILVDRNTKVVTQGITGSTGLFHTKQALEYGTKVVAGVTPGKGGTVIEGVPVFDKVAEAVKETGANASVIYVPPAFAADAIMEAADAGLELVICITEGIPVLDMVKVKRYLEGRKTRLIGPNCPGVITPDQCKIGIMPGYIHRPGHVGVVSRSGTLTYEAVHQLTTRGIGQSTAVGIGGDPVNGTNFIDVLKLFNEDPETEAVIMIGEIGGTAEEEAAEWIKANMKKPVVGFIAGATAPKGKRMGHAGAIISGGKGTAAEKIAKLKECGVRVAPTPAQMGETLVEVLKERGLLEKCQTAVQQTR, from the coding sequence ATGAGCATCCTGGTCGACCGGAATACCAAGGTCGTGACGCAAGGGATTACAGGTTCTACGGGATTGTTTCATACAAAACAAGCATTGGAGTACGGGACGAAGGTTGTGGCCGGCGTCACCCCGGGCAAAGGCGGCACGGTAATCGAAGGGGTTCCTGTATTCGATAAGGTGGCGGAGGCGGTCAAGGAAACCGGGGCAAACGCGTCGGTGATTTACGTGCCGCCGGCTTTTGCTGCCGACGCGATCATGGAGGCGGCGGATGCGGGGCTGGAGCTGGTGATTTGTATTACGGAAGGCATTCCGGTGCTCGATATGGTGAAAGTCAAACGCTATCTGGAAGGCCGGAAGACGCGGCTCATCGGGCCCAACTGTCCCGGGGTGATCACTCCAGATCAGTGCAAGATTGGGATTATGCCCGGTTACATCCATCGGCCCGGCCACGTCGGAGTGGTCTCCAGGAGTGGAACGCTTACCTATGAGGCGGTCCACCAGCTGACCACCCGGGGCATCGGGCAGTCGACCGCCGTAGGCATCGGTGGCGACCCGGTGAACGGGACGAATTTTATCGATGTGTTGAAGCTGTTTAATGAGGATCCGGAGACCGAGGCTGTGATCATGATCGGCGAGATCGGAGGCACGGCGGAGGAAGAGGCGGCGGAGTGGATCAAAGCCAACATGAAAAAACCGGTGGTCGGGTTTATCGCCGGCGCCACAGCGCCCAAAGGCAAGCGCATGGGCCACGCCGGGGCCATCATCTCCGGCGGGAAGGGCACCGCGGCGGAAAAGATTGCGAAGCTGAAGGAGTGCGGCGTTCGCGTCGCTCCGACGCCCGCCCAGATGGGGGAAACTTTGGTCGAGGTGTTGAAAGAACGGGGCCTGCTCGAGAAGTGTCAGACCGCGGTCCAGCAAACTCGTTGA
- the murI gene encoding glutamate racemase, with the protein MRIGMYDSGVGGLTVLAAFVRHMPEHDYVYFGDTLHAPYGDRTAEEVRALSLAAVKQLVARNIDLLVVACNTSASVAVDALVNHYPDLPVLTLLDAVGPAVRHLPGRKIALLATRRTVEAGVFEARLHSARPDAAVRSVAAPALVPLIERGVKDPAVYGPFLDSYLKPLATWGADVLVLGCTHYPLIADQIQSRVPHTLLIDPATHLARHVAEKRDAFPASSSAGSVTLLASGDATVLDAFWKSVSSQIQTETSAEYGHIGLRRNMATSGTKAVTHGPATPGMHP; encoded by the coding sequence TTGAGGATCGGTATGTACGACTCCGGGGTGGGCGGACTGACCGTCTTGGCAGCGTTCGTACGTCACATGCCCGAACATGATTATGTCTACTTTGGCGATACCCTTCATGCCCCCTATGGCGATCGAACCGCAGAAGAGGTGCGCGCCCTTTCCTTGGCCGCTGTGAAACAACTGGTGGCCCGGAACATTGACCTCTTGGTCGTGGCCTGCAACACCAGCGCATCCGTGGCCGTGGACGCCCTCGTGAATCATTATCCGGATTTGCCTGTGCTGACCCTGCTGGATGCGGTCGGCCCGGCGGTCCGACACCTCCCCGGGAGAAAAATCGCCCTTCTCGCCACCCGGCGCACCGTAGAAGCCGGGGTTTTTGAAGCCCGACTTCACTCCGCACGACCCGACGCAGCGGTGAGGAGCGTGGCCGCTCCCGCCTTGGTCCCGCTGATCGAACGAGGCGTGAAAGATCCTGCGGTTTATGGGCCCTTTTTAGACAGCTATCTAAAACCGCTGGCCACTTGGGGCGCTGATGTTTTGGTGCTCGGGTGCACCCATTATCCGCTGATCGCCGATCAGATCCAGAGCCGGGTACCCCACACCCTCCTCATCGATCCCGCGACTCATCTCGCACGGCATGTCGCTGAAAAACGAGACGCTTTTCCCGCGTCGTCCTCAGCAGGATCGGTCACGCTGCTGGCCAGTGGGGATGCCACGGTTCTTGACGCATTTTGGAAATCCGTCTCTTCCCAGATCCAGACTGAAACCTCGGCGGAATATGGCCACATCGGGCTGCGGCGGAATATGGCCACATCGGGAACCAAAGCGGTCACTCACGGTCCTGCGACACCAGGCATGCACCCTTGA
- a CDS encoding ATP-dependent metallopeptidase FtsH/Yme1/Tma family protein: MSVLMLIAAGTVWWGQKSFPFPIWIAGGIPIFSGEWLAGILASVGMTGLLWAWLRYRPTPGPLSRPTAPVVRDVIRPSKEFSSSQPTATFADAAGVDETVDELRDIVDYLRDPGKYRRMGAEMPKGVILYGPPGTGKTLLARAVAGEAGVEFVACSGSQFVEQYVGLGAKKIRDLFDQVRRIGRPAIIFFDELDALGRRRGETGSSQEWDQTLNELLVQLDGFHGRQDIIVMGATNRLDILDPALLRPGRFDRHIRVDLPSIEGREKILRLHARNKPIHPAVDFRSLARRTPGFSGAMLKHLCNEAAIIAVKEEARQIEARHFSQAIDRVVAGNARRDLVLREKDRQITAYHEAGHALVGLIEGVERIQRISILPRGQALGFVLQESPEDRVLYTKRELLGKITMALGGRAAEELIFGDTSTGAEQDLEQATDLAWSVVARFGMSSLGLLSLRPHHCGGADLEAANQHARAVLGECYQNALDILARHRTVLDRVATRLLEKEVLEEEDFLQIVRVQSIVS; encoded by the coding sequence ATGTCCGTTCTGATGCTGATCGCGGCCGGAACGGTCTGGTGGGGGCAAAAGTCATTTCCATTCCCGATTTGGATTGCGGGTGGAATACCCATCTTCAGCGGCGAATGGCTGGCCGGGATTCTCGCATCCGTCGGCATGACCGGGCTTCTCTGGGCATGGTTGAGGTATCGTCCAACGCCTGGGCCCCTGAGCAGACCCACAGCGCCGGTGGTGAGAGATGTCATCCGGCCCTCGAAGGAATTCTCCAGCAGTCAACCTACGGCAACCTTTGCCGACGCCGCAGGGGTGGACGAAACTGTGGACGAACTCCGGGATATCGTGGATTACCTGCGAGATCCCGGTAAATACCGAAGAATGGGAGCGGAGATGCCCAAGGGTGTGATCCTTTACGGCCCCCCGGGCACGGGGAAAACGCTGCTTGCCAGGGCGGTGGCCGGTGAAGCCGGGGTCGAATTCGTCGCTTGCAGTGGGTCTCAGTTTGTGGAACAATACGTCGGCCTCGGGGCCAAAAAAATTCGGGACCTGTTCGATCAAGTGCGTCGAATCGGCCGGCCGGCCATCATCTTTTTCGACGAACTCGATGCTCTGGGCCGAAGGCGGGGCGAAACGGGAAGCTCCCAGGAGTGGGATCAGACCCTCAACGAACTCTTGGTGCAGTTGGACGGTTTCCACGGACGCCAGGACATCATCGTCATGGGAGCGACGAACCGACTCGACATCCTCGACCCCGCCTTGTTGCGACCCGGGCGCTTCGACCGACATATCCGGGTTGACCTGCCCTCCATCGAGGGCCGGGAGAAAATTCTTCGCCTCCACGCCCGCAATAAACCCATCCATCCGGCGGTGGATTTTCGCAGTCTGGCCCGGCGCACCCCCGGGTTTTCCGGAGCGATGCTCAAGCACCTGTGCAACGAGGCCGCTATCATAGCGGTCAAGGAAGAGGCCCGACAGATCGAGGCGCGCCACTTTTCTCAAGCGATCGATCGCGTCGTTGCGGGAAATGCTCGCAGGGATTTGGTTCTTCGCGAGAAAGACCGCCAAATCACCGCCTATCACGAAGCGGGACATGCCTTGGTCGGTTTGATCGAAGGAGTGGAGCGAATCCAACGAATCAGCATCCTTCCCCGGGGACAAGCTCTCGGGTTTGTCCTGCAAGAATCCCCCGAAGACAGGGTTTTGTACACCAAACGGGAGTTGCTTGGCAAAATCACCATGGCCTTGGGAGGACGGGCCGCAGAGGAATTGATTTTCGGGGACACCTCCACGGGTGCGGAACAAGACTTGGAGCAAGCCACCGATCTCGCCTGGTCCGTGGTCGCCCGATTTGGGATGAGTTCCCTTGGCCTCCTGTCCCTCCGGCCTCACCACTGCGGAGGCGCCGATCTTGAAGCGGCAAACCAGCACGCCCGGGCAGTGCTCGGAGAGTGTTATCAAAACGCCCTGGACATCCTCGCGCGCCACAGGACAGTGCTGGACCGTGTGGCAACCCGGCTGCTTGAAAAAGAGGTTCTGGAAGAAGAAGATTTTCTTCAGATCGTCCGCGTTCAGTCCATTGTCTCTTGA
- the dprA gene encoding DNA-processing protein DprA, with the protein MREGSDEWREERAALLTLSRVEGVGPGTLSVWKRQFGTFRSLWSLSEVEIASGLGQRGTMLAGRIVDARRRGPEGANLEEWTPYGAMWTTTLLDPDYPGRLRSLRDAPWVLYGVGNPGVLKDDLPALAVVGTRRPTMVGRRVARLWSADLARRGVVIVSGLARGIDGLAHMGALEGGGRTIAVLAGGFHHLYPPEHRSLAAAVARSGALISEQPPHCQPRPGLFPIRNRIISGLAEGVLVVEAGATSGALKTVDHALDQGRDVFAVPGSVAIEASRGTNLLIRDGAKPAMSPDDVAAEYPHWPAALAASADGEIENQVPRRTVDSDSRRVLAALEEGCRTPDLIAGRTGLRLEHISRVLTDLELAGRIYREPGGLYGVVPFWRG; encoded by the coding sequence TTGAGAGAAGGTTCGGATGAGTGGCGGGAGGAGCGGGCAGCACTGTTAACCCTGTCGCGGGTGGAGGGGGTGGGGCCCGGGACGCTCTCCGTCTGGAAGAGACAGTTCGGCACGTTCCGCAGCCTCTGGTCGCTATCTGAGGTGGAGATTGCCTCGGGCCTGGGGCAAAGGGGGACGATGTTGGCCGGGCGTATCGTGGATGCCCGCCGCCGGGGACCTGAGGGGGCGAACCTCGAGGAGTGGACGCCCTATGGTGCCATGTGGACCACAACTCTCTTGGACCCCGATTACCCGGGTCGCCTAAGAAGTCTCCGCGATGCTCCCTGGGTATTGTACGGAGTGGGTAATCCCGGGGTTCTGAAGGACGATCTCCCGGCTTTGGCCGTTGTGGGAACCCGGCGTCCGACGATGGTGGGGCGGCGGGTGGCCCGACTGTGGAGTGCAGATTTGGCAAGGCGAGGTGTGGTGATCGTGTCCGGTTTGGCCCGGGGCATTGACGGGTTGGCCCACATGGGGGCTCTGGAAGGGGGAGGGCGGACCATTGCAGTCCTGGCGGGCGGATTTCATCACCTGTATCCCCCGGAGCATCGATCTCTGGCCGCGGCGGTGGCGCGCAGCGGGGCGCTGATCAGTGAGCAGCCTCCCCACTGTCAGCCTCGGCCGGGACTGTTTCCGATTCGCAACCGGATCATCAGCGGATTGGCAGAAGGCGTCCTCGTGGTGGAAGCCGGGGCGACCAGTGGCGCCCTGAAGACGGTGGACCATGCTCTGGACCAGGGCAGGGACGTATTTGCGGTTCCGGGGTCCGTGGCCATCGAGGCCAGCCGGGGCACTAATCTCCTCATCCGGGACGGAGCCAAACCGGCGATGAGCCCCGATGACGTCGCGGCGGAGTATCCACATTGGCCTGCGGCGCTTGCTGCCTCGGCCGATGGCGAAATCGAGAACCAGGTTCCACGCCGGACGGTGGACTCAGATTCCCGGCGGGTTCTGGCCGCCTTGGAGGAAGGGTGCCGGACGCCGGACCTCATCGCCGGGCGAACGGGTCTCCGGTTGGAACACATCAGCCGGGTCCTCACCGATTTAGAACTCGCGGGGCGAATCTACCGCGAACCCGGGGGATTGTACGGGGTTGTTCCTTTTTGGCGCGGTTAA
- the sucC gene encoding ADP-forming succinate--CoA ligase subunit beta has protein sequence MNIHEYQGKAILKTYGVAVPQGQVAFSVEEAVRIAEGLGGKAVVKAQIHAGGRGKAGGVKVAKSLEQVREYAQQLLGSTLVTHQTGPEGKVVKRLLIEQLTDIQKEYYIGLVVDRATGRVVIMASEEGGMEIEEVAAKTPEKIVRETIDPAVGFMPFQARKLAYAIHIPKPLVNKAVQFMSGLYRAFVDKDCSVAEINPLVVTGDGNILALDAKLNFDSNGLFRHPELLELRDPDEEDPREQQAAKFGLSYIALDGNIGCMVNGAGLAMATMDIIKYYGGEPANFLDVGGGASTEKVTEAFKIILQDEKVKGILVNIFGGIMKCDVIANGVVEAARQLGLDRPLVVRLEGTNVELGKKILAESGLKIVPADSMADAAEKIVSLVH, from the coding sequence ATGAACATTCACGAGTATCAGGGTAAAGCGATCCTCAAAACGTACGGAGTCGCCGTTCCCCAGGGGCAGGTGGCCTTCAGCGTCGAAGAGGCGGTCCGGATCGCCGAAGGTCTTGGCGGCAAAGCGGTTGTGAAAGCGCAGATTCACGCCGGCGGGCGTGGGAAGGCCGGCGGCGTGAAGGTGGCGAAATCCCTGGAACAGGTTCGGGAGTATGCCCAGCAGCTTCTCGGTTCCACTCTGGTGACCCACCAAACCGGGCCTGAGGGGAAAGTGGTTAAGCGATTGTTGATTGAACAGTTGACCGATATTCAGAAGGAGTATTACATAGGACTGGTGGTGGACCGGGCAACAGGTAGGGTTGTCATCATGGCATCGGAAGAAGGAGGCATGGAGATCGAAGAAGTGGCCGCGAAAACTCCGGAGAAGATCGTCCGGGAGACCATCGACCCGGCGGTTGGCTTCATGCCCTTCCAAGCCCGCAAACTGGCCTATGCGATCCATATTCCGAAACCGCTGGTGAACAAGGCGGTTCAATTTATGTCTGGACTTTACCGAGCTTTTGTCGACAAAGACTGTTCAGTGGCGGAAATTAATCCACTCGTGGTGACCGGGGACGGAAACATCCTGGCCCTGGATGCCAAGCTCAATTTTGACAGCAACGGTTTATTTCGCCACCCGGAACTTTTGGAGTTGCGGGATCCCGATGAAGAGGATCCCCGCGAGCAACAAGCGGCGAAATTTGGCTTGAGCTATATTGCACTGGACGGAAACATCGGGTGCATGGTGAACGGGGCCGGATTGGCCATGGCCACGATGGACATCATCAAGTATTACGGGGGAGAGCCGGCGAACTTTCTCGATGTCGGCGGAGGGGCGAGTACCGAAAAGGTTACCGAAGCCTTCAAGATTATTCTTCAGGATGAAAAAGTGAAAGGGATCTTGGTCAATATTTTTGGCGGCATCATGAAATGTGACGTGATTGCAAACGGGGTTGTGGAAGCCGCGCGGCAGTTGGGGCTCGATCGGCCGCTGGTGGTGCGGCTGGAAGGAACGAACGTGGAGTTGGGGAAAAAGATTTTGGCAGAGTCCGGTTTAAAAATCGTGCCGGCCGATTCGATGGCTGACGCGGCGGAGAAAATCGTATCGCTGGTTCATTGA
- the topA gene encoding type I DNA topoisomerase, with translation MADYLVIVESPAKAKTIGKYLGKGYMVKASMGHIRDLPKSKLGVDIAHDFEPHYITIRGKGDVLKTLRDASKKVKRVYLAADPDREGEAIAWHLANYLDVNPDGPCRVVFHEITKQAVQEAFAHPRPIDRDLVNAQQARRILDRLVGYKISPLLWKKVRKGLSAGRVQSVALRLVCDREKEIREFKPEEYWTLTARFKVDGRTFEAKFVGVGDQKVELANEEEVKAILARISGQSFTVIGVRKSERRRNPAPPFTTSSLQQEAARKLNFRAQKTMSVAQQLYEGLEIGKEGSVGLITYMRTDSTRVSPVAQEQARSYVEKTYGAAFLPEKVKQYQTRSGAQDAHEAVRPTEVARTPESIKAYLNRDQYRLYKLIWERFVASQMAPAVLDTVSADIQAGDVLFRAAGSKVKFPGFMTLYVEGEDDAKDEENRDLPDLRQGQELPEPALEPKQHFTQPPPRYTEARLVKTMEELGIGRPSTYAPTLETIQKRGYVLLQERRFVPTELGEVVVELLKEFFPEIIDVEFTAQMEERLDGVGEGRVNWVEMLEEFYQDFQKQLDLAEQAMQHVHLEEEESDEICEKCGRRMVYKHGRFGKFLACPGFPECRNTKPILKSIGVPCPKCGGDLVERRAKRGRIFYGCKNYPSCDFVLWDRPTGEKCPRCGSLLVLRKAKDKETVQCSNPQCDFKGNALEKAEKGNSAGRRSAVETM, from the coding sequence GTGGCAGATTACCTCGTCATTGTGGAATCTCCCGCGAAAGCGAAAACCATCGGCAAGTATCTCGGTAAAGGATATATGGTTAAAGCGTCCATGGGCCACATTCGGGATCTCCCAAAGAGCAAGCTCGGGGTGGATATTGCCCATGATTTTGAACCGCACTACATCACCATCCGGGGAAAGGGAGACGTACTGAAAACCCTCCGGGATGCCAGTAAAAAAGTCAAGCGGGTGTATCTGGCGGCCGACCCGGACCGGGAGGGCGAAGCGATCGCGTGGCATTTGGCGAACTATCTCGATGTCAACCCGGATGGGCCGTGTCGGGTTGTTTTTCATGAAATCACGAAACAAGCGGTTCAAGAAGCCTTTGCTCATCCGCGGCCCATCGATCGGGATTTGGTAAACGCCCAGCAAGCCAGGCGGATCCTGGACCGGTTGGTGGGTTATAAGATTAGCCCCCTGTTGTGGAAGAAGGTGCGCAAGGGGCTGAGCGCCGGACGAGTCCAGTCTGTGGCACTGCGGCTGGTTTGCGACCGGGAGAAGGAGATCCGGGAGTTCAAGCCCGAAGAGTACTGGACCCTGACGGCTCGCTTTAAAGTCGACGGTCGGACGTTTGAAGCGAAATTCGTCGGAGTCGGGGATCAGAAGGTGGAGTTGGCGAACGAAGAGGAGGTCAAGGCGATCCTCGCTCGGATATCCGGCCAGTCTTTCACGGTGATCGGGGTGCGTAAAAGTGAGCGTCGCCGGAATCCGGCGCCGCCTTTTACAACCAGCAGCCTGCAACAGGAGGCGGCGCGGAAACTCAATTTTCGCGCCCAAAAGACGATGTCGGTGGCCCAGCAGTTGTATGAAGGCCTCGAGATCGGGAAAGAGGGCAGCGTGGGACTCATCACCTACATGCGGACCGACTCCACCCGAGTGTCCCCGGTGGCCCAGGAGCAAGCCCGTTCTTACGTAGAGAAGACTTATGGGGCGGCATTTCTCCCGGAAAAGGTCAAACAGTACCAGACCCGTTCCGGAGCCCAGGACGCCCACGAGGCGGTGCGCCCCACTGAGGTCGCGCGAACCCCGGAATCCATCAAGGCCTATTTGAACCGGGATCAATATCGGTTGTACAAGTTAATCTGGGAACGGTTTGTCGCAAGCCAGATGGCGCCGGCGGTTCTGGATACGGTGTCGGCGGATATCCAAGCCGGGGATGTCTTGTTTCGCGCTGCGGGCTCCAAAGTGAAGTTTCCGGGTTTCATGACCCTGTACGTCGAAGGGGAAGACGATGCCAAAGACGAAGAGAACCGCGACCTGCCCGATCTGCGGCAGGGGCAGGAGCTCCCGGAGCCGGCTCTGGAGCCGAAACAACATTTTACCCAGCCTCCGCCTCGCTACACCGAAGCTCGTCTCGTAAAAACGATGGAGGAGCTCGGCATCGGGCGTCCGAGCACCTATGCGCCGACCCTGGAGACGATCCAGAAAAGGGGGTACGTATTGCTGCAGGAACGACGTTTCGTTCCTACAGAACTCGGAGAGGTTGTGGTGGAACTTCTCAAGGAGTTTTTCCCCGAGATCATCGACGTGGAATTTACCGCTCAGATGGAGGAGCGACTGGATGGGGTCGGGGAGGGACGGGTCAATTGGGTGGAGATGTTGGAGGAGTTTTACCAGGATTTTCAAAAACAATTGGATCTCGCCGAGCAGGCCATGCAGCACGTCCATCTGGAGGAAGAAGAATCGGATGAGATCTGTGAGAAGTGCGGTCGGAGGATGGTGTATAAGCACGGTCGGTTCGGAAAGTTTCTCGCGTGTCCGGGATTTCCGGAGTGCCGGAACACCAAACCGATTCTCAAATCGATCGGGGTGCCTTGCCCGAAGTGCGGCGGCGATTTGGTGGAACGCCGGGCAAAGCGGGGGCGAATATTTTACGGGTGTAAAAACTATCCCAGCTGTGATTTTGTCTTGTGGGATCGTCCAACTGGCGAGAAGTGCCCCCGGTGCGGAAGCCTCCTTGTCCTTCGAAAAGCAAAGGATAAAGAGACGGTCCAATGCAGCAATCCCCAGTGCGATTTTAAAGGGAACGCACTGGAAAAGGCCGAAAAGGGCAATTCCGCCGGGCGGAGGTCAGCGGTGGAAACGATGTGA
- the ilvA gene encoding threonine ammonia-lyase yields the protein MVLKRIGGVPVGDCVTLTDVQEAAVRLAPVIHRFPLQQSQTFSRMSNNQVFLKLENLQKTGAFKIRGAYNKVAKLSPEARGRGIFSASAGNHAQGVALAASRFGAPCTIVMPEGAPEAKITATQGYGSRVELAGATYDDAHLHAERLCREQGGTFVHAFDDLDVIAGQGTIALEIVEDLPDVDAVVVPVGGGGLIAGIAAALKALRPKTTVYGVQASGAASMALSLREGRRVTLPAVATVADGIAVKSPGELTFDHVKRFVDDVVTVSDDAILRAMYAFLERTKMLVEGAGAVGLAALFEKVLPLRQKKVVLVVSGGNVDIAKLASLHPMDRPSPVGVAKI from the coding sequence GTGGTTTTAAAACGCATTGGGGGTGTTCCAGTTGGGGATTGCGTGACCCTTACGGACGTTCAAGAAGCGGCAGTGCGGTTGGCACCGGTCATCCATCGATTTCCTCTGCAACAATCCCAGACTTTCAGCCGCATGTCGAATAACCAGGTGTTTTTAAAGCTGGAAAACCTCCAAAAAACGGGAGCATTCAAGATTCGCGGCGCCTATAATAAAGTGGCGAAATTGTCGCCGGAAGCCAGGGGGCGGGGCATTTTTAGCGCGTCGGCCGGAAATCATGCCCAAGGGGTGGCTCTGGCCGCATCCCGGTTTGGTGCACCCTGTACCATTGTGATGCCCGAAGGGGCACCGGAAGCAAAAATCACGGCCACTCAGGGATACGGATCCCGGGTGGAGTTGGCGGGAGCCACCTACGACGACGCTCACCTTCATGCCGAGCGGCTCTGTCGCGAGCAGGGGGGTACCTTTGTACACGCCTTCGATGATCTGGATGTGATCGCGGGCCAGGGTACCATTGCCCTGGAGATTGTGGAAGACTTGCCCGACGTCGACGCCGTGGTGGTGCCCGTGGGCGGGGGAGGCTTGATTGCGGGGATTGCCGCGGCGCTCAAAGCCCTTCGGCCAAAGACCACGGTGTACGGGGTGCAGGCGTCGGGGGCGGCCTCCATGGCCTTGTCTTTGCGGGAAGGGCGTCGGGTCACATTGCCCGCGGTTGCCACCGTGGCCGATGGCATCGCAGTCAAATCCCCGGGGGAACTCACCTTTGATCACGTGAAACGTTTTGTCGATGACGTGGTTACCGTTTCGGATGATGCTATCCTTCGGGCAATGTACGCTTTTTTGGAAAGGACGAAAATGCTCGTAGAAGGTGCCGGCGCTGTTGGGCTGGCGGCTTTGTTTGAAAAGGTCCTCCCGTTGCGGCAAAAAAAGGTGGTGCTCGTGGTGAGCGGGGGGAACGTGGATATTGCAAAACTCGCCTCGTTGCATCCAATGGATCGCCCGTCACCGGTGGGAGTGGCAAAAATCTGA
- the mqnE gene encoding aminofutalosine synthase MqnE: MNGIADIAEKVRHGQRLSLEDGLRLYRHDDLLEVGRLADEYNRRLNERNVYFIQNMYINPTNVCEAHCGFCYYRRDPDQEGAYTMSPDEVLEYVKERWTPGIREFHIVGGHNPTVPFQYYTDVVRALKTAYPDVTIKAYTAAEVEFFHRLSGLSVEEVLQALKDAGLESMPGGGAEILSERYRERLAPDKASVEQWLDVHRIAHQLGIRTHATMLYGLIETLEERLQHMIYIRELQDKTGGFLSFIPLAVQPSRKTASLKQRTSADDDLRTIAVSRLMLDNVPHIKAYWINIGPRLTQLAVYFGSSDIHGTLVEERISHAGGALTSQSLTRDELVWLIKGAGRIPVERDTFYRPVRVY, translated from the coding sequence ATGAATGGAATTGCGGACATCGCTGAAAAAGTTCGCCACGGCCAGCGACTGAGCTTGGAAGATGGATTGCGCCTGTATCGCCACGACGATCTGCTGGAAGTCGGGCGGCTGGCTGATGAATACAATCGGCGGCTGAATGAACGTAATGTTTATTTCATACAAAACATGTATATTAATCCCACCAACGTCTGCGAAGCGCATTGCGGTTTCTGCTATTACCGCCGGGACCCGGATCAAGAGGGAGCTTACACCATGTCCCCGGATGAGGTCCTTGAGTACGTCAAGGAAAGGTGGACGCCGGGGATTAGGGAGTTCCACATCGTCGGAGGCCATAATCCTACAGTGCCATTTCAATACTACACAGATGTTGTGCGGGCATTGAAGACGGCCTACCCCGATGTGACGATCAAAGCCTACACGGCCGCTGAGGTCGAGTTTTTCCATCGTTTGTCCGGTCTATCGGTTGAAGAGGTCTTGCAAGCTTTAAAAGATGCCGGGTTGGAGAGTATGCCCGGAGGCGGAGCAGAGATTCTCAGCGAACGCTACCGGGAGAGATTGGCCCCTGACAAGGCATCGGTAGAGCAGTGGCTCGACGTTCATCGAATTGCCCATCAACTGGGCATCCGGACCCACGCCACGATGCTGTATGGGTTGATCGAAACACTGGAAGAACGATTACAGCATATGATCTATATTCGTGAACTCCAGGATAAAACCGGAGGGTTTTTATCTTTTATTCCCTTAGCTGTGCAGCCGAGCCGCAAAACCGCTTCTCTGAAACAGCGGACATCGGCGGATGACGATTTGCGCACCATTGCGGTGAGCCGGTTGATGCTGGACAACGTCCCCCATATTAAGGCATACTGGATCAATATCGGTCCGCGCCTGACCCAGTTGGCCGTGTACTTCGGTTCCTCAGATATACACGGAACCCTGGTGGAAGAGCGAATCAGTCACGCCGGCGGGGCACTCACCAGTCAATCTTTGACTCGGGATGAATTGGTTTGGCTGATTAAAGGGGCCGGGCGGATTCCCGTGGAGCGGGATACCTTTTATCGTCCTGTTCGCGTATACTGA
- a CDS encoding DUF4177 domain-containing protein produces MARTQWEYASLVNHVEGIRNQLNNMGQQGWELVSIVPIPGQFHCTAVFKRPGAPRITSVKKRGNGKTR; encoded by the coding sequence GTGGCGCGAACCCAGTGGGAATACGCAAGCTTGGTCAATCATGTCGAGGGGATTCGCAACCAACTGAACAACATGGGACAACAGGGATGGGAACTGGTGTCGATCGTGCCGATACCGGGACAGTTTCACTGCACTGCAGTTTTCAAGCGGCCCGGAGCGCCCCGAATCACATCGGTCAAAAAACGCGGCAACGGCAAAACCCGGTAA